In bacterium YEK0313, one genomic interval encodes:
- the zntR_1 gene encoding HTH-type transcriptional regulator ZntR, which produces MAGKIRAGGLSIGALARRAATKVPTIRYYETIGLMPPPFRSQGNQRLYDARQVSRLLFIRHARELGFPIEAIRTLLALTDGPERSCDEADRLATAQLVQVRSRIARLRALEAELERMTESCRGGRATDCRVIEILGNHALCAADHPLAEEGMAGS; this is translated from the coding sequence ATGGCCGGAAAAATACGGGCAGGCGGTCTCAGCATCGGCGCGCTGGCCCGGCGCGCCGCCACCAAAGTGCCGACCATCCGCTACTATGAGACGATCGGCCTGATGCCTCCGCCGTTTCGTTCGCAGGGCAACCAGCGGCTCTACGACGCGCGCCAGGTGAGCCGGCTTCTGTTCATCCGCCACGCCCGGGAGCTCGGCTTTCCGATCGAGGCGATCCGCACTTTGCTGGCATTGACGGATGGCCCCGAACGGTCATGCGACGAGGCGGACCGCCTCGCCACTGCCCAGCTCGTTCAGGTCCGCAGCCGCATCGCCCGGCTGAGGGCGCTGGAAGCCGAACTCGAGCGGATGACGGAGAGCTGCCGAGGTGGCCGGGCCACCGATTGCCGGGTGATCGAGATCCTCGGCAATCACGCGCTGTGCGCGGCCGACCATCCTCTCGCCGAGGAGGGGATGGCCGGCTCGTAG
- the abgB_2 gene encoding p-aminobenzoyl-glutamate hydrolase subunit B, producing the protein MTEPQAVRQSALDWIARNEKRLSAFNERIWAFAEPAWREYRSLDAYVDILKEEGFEVEAGSGEMPTAFAARWGSGGPVLAGFSEYDAVPGNSQQVVPREAPREGLHPYAAGHTDPHSVLGTASLTAMLATKAAFQQHGVAATLKLFGEPAEKVCGSKPIHAAKGYYDGLDAAVVWHPWPSNTVTGDIHFGAYWSAIITFEADDPENWVDPSLMPTQAAHAVARAPGALDALCLMYTTTKYTKEAMFPHSGSWTLNEFVLGDAGATSDNLPPRFSQIQYSWRSSSLAIQEQIWRVLARNARSAALATGCKAFVRWVTKTRVGLPNTALTNLTWDNLRAVGAPTYAEEALAFGREIQKNLGLEPMANPFIESVTTLTTPEENDKGLKRTLAGWQSHLSADDYVEYSWHCPTVRLLAARPRLRPPSPGYAYPNWAYNAIGGLPAAVDPGLFVAAKTMALTMVDLATKPGALEACQTEFRERTGGGVGGKDWVGPLLPADFDPPVDLRWPEYVSTRRGEEWTFPTPRRGTGAGEPI; encoded by the coding sequence ATGACCGAGCCCCAAGCCGTCCGTCAGAGCGCGCTCGACTGGATCGCGCGCAATGAAAAGCGCCTGTCCGCCTTCAACGAGCGGATCTGGGCCTTTGCCGAACCGGCCTGGCGCGAATACCGCTCGCTCGACGCCTATGTCGACATCCTCAAGGAGGAAGGCTTCGAGGTGGAGGCCGGCTCCGGCGAAATGCCGACCGCCTTCGCTGCGCGCTGGGGCTCCGGCGGGCCCGTGCTCGCCGGCTTTTCCGAATATGACGCGGTGCCCGGCAATTCGCAGCAGGTTGTGCCGCGCGAGGCCCCGCGCGAGGGCCTGCATCCCTATGCGGCTGGCCATACCGACCCGCATTCCGTGCTGGGCACGGCGTCGCTCACCGCCATGCTCGCCACCAAGGCGGCGTTCCAGCAGCACGGGGTCGCGGCAACCCTGAAGCTGTTCGGCGAGCCTGCCGAGAAGGTCTGCGGCTCCAAGCCGATCCATGCCGCCAAGGGCTACTACGACGGGCTCGATGCGGCCGTCGTCTGGCACCCCTGGCCGAGCAATACGGTCACCGGGGACATCCATTTCGGCGCCTATTGGAGCGCGATCATCACCTTCGAGGCGGACGATCCGGAAAACTGGGTCGATCCCTCGCTGATGCCAACCCAGGCCGCTCACGCGGTCGCCCGCGCCCCCGGCGCGCTCGACGCGCTCTGCCTGATGTATACGACGACCAAATACACCAAGGAGGCTATGTTTCCGCACAGCGGCTCGTGGACACTCAACGAATTCGTCCTGGGCGATGCCGGCGCCACCTCCGACAACCTGCCGCCCCGTTTCAGCCAGATCCAGTATTCCTGGCGCTCCTCGTCACTCGCCATCCAGGAGCAGATCTGGCGCGTGCTCGCCCGCAACGCCCGCTCGGCGGCGCTCGCCACGGGCTGCAAGGCCTTCGTGCGCTGGGTCACGAAAACCCGCGTCGGCCTGCCGAACACGGCGCTGACCAACCTGACCTGGGACAATCTTCGGGCGGTCGGGGCGCCTACCTACGCGGAGGAAGCGCTCGCCTTCGGCCGGGAGATCCAGAAAAATCTCGGCCTCGAGCCGATGGCCAACCCGTTCATCGAAAGCGTGACGACGCTGACGACGCCGGAAGAGAACGACAAGGGCCTGAAGCGCACCCTCGCCGGCTGGCAGAGCCATCTCAGCGCCGACGACTACGTCGAATATTCCTGGCATTGTCCGACCGTCAGGCTGCTGGCGGCGCGGCCGCGGCTGAGGCCGCCCTCGCCCGGCTATGCCTATCCCAACTGGGCGTACAACGCGATCGGCGGCCTGCCCGCGGCGGTCGATCCCGGCCTGTTCGTCGCCGCCAAGACCATGGCCTTGACCATGGTCGATCTGGCGACCAAGCCCGGCGCCCTCGAGGCGTGCCAGACCGAATTCCGCGAACGCACAGGCGGTGGCGTCGGCGGCAAGGACTGGGTCGGGCCGCTGCTGCCGGCCGATTTCGATCCGCCGGTCGACCTGCGCTGGCCGGAATATGTCTCGACCCGCCGCGGCGAGGAATGGACCTTCCCGACCCCGCGCCGCGGCACCGGGGCCGGCGAACCGATCTGA
- the gsiB_11 gene encoding Glutathione-binding protein GsiB precursor: MKRREFLQAAGLGTASLALPARLRAAGETTLRFTPQQDLVTLDPILTTGYITRNYAYMVYDTLYGMNARYQATPQMVDGHRVEDDGKRWDLTLRDNLFWHDGERVLARDCVASIKRWGQRDTFGVALMAATDELSAPDDRTIRFRLKRPFPLLPIALGKASVPVCAMMPERLANTDPFKPVADIIGSGPFRFKMDERAPGSINVFTRFERYVPRKDGELTWTSGPKVVHFDRVEWNSIPDPSTATAALMSGAQHWQEYAYHDHLPMLKAARQVTTRVLDPTGFVCMMRLNFLHPPFDNPAIRRALWGALAQRDYMEAVVGTDDPTLFNIPLGFFCPGTPMATTAGLDMLSSPRQVEKVKDELRAAGYKGEKVVIMASNAGALAAIGAVAADMLKRVGMDVEVYVVEFNAMLQRRNRQGPVSEGGWSAFVTNWAGMDWLNPAVHMALRADGSYPGWSRNQRIDSLRSAWFETGDEAAQAAICRDIQLEAVNDVPFYPLGQYLQPTAYRNSLTGVLDGFATFWNVRRA; encoded by the coding sequence ATGAAACGGCGTGAATTCCTGCAGGCGGCCGGCCTCGGCACGGCTTCGCTCGCCCTACCCGCCCGCCTGCGCGCGGCTGGCGAGACAACATTGCGCTTCACGCCGCAGCAGGACCTCGTGACCCTCGATCCGATCCTGACCACCGGCTACATCACACGCAACTACGCCTACATGGTCTACGACACGCTCTACGGCATGAACGCCCGCTATCAGGCGACGCCGCAGATGGTCGACGGCCATCGCGTCGAGGACGACGGCAAGCGCTGGGACCTGACACTGCGCGACAATCTTTTCTGGCACGACGGCGAACGCGTGCTCGCCCGGGATTGCGTCGCCAGCATCAAGCGCTGGGGCCAGCGCGACACGTTCGGCGTCGCGCTGATGGCCGCCACCGACGAGCTTTCCGCCCCGGACGACCGCACCATCCGCTTCCGGCTGAAGCGCCCCTTCCCGCTGCTGCCGATCGCGCTCGGCAAGGCCTCCGTGCCGGTCTGCGCCATGATGCCCGAGCGGCTCGCCAACACCGATCCCTTCAAGCCCGTCGCCGACATCATCGGCAGCGGCCCGTTCCGCTTCAAGATGGATGAGCGCGCGCCAGGATCGATCAATGTCTTCACCCGCTTCGAGCGCTACGTGCCGCGCAAGGACGGGGAATTGACCTGGACCTCCGGCCCGAAGGTCGTGCATTTCGACCGGGTCGAATGGAATTCGATCCCCGATCCCTCGACCGCCACCGCCGCGCTCATGTCAGGCGCCCAGCACTGGCAGGAATATGCCTATCACGACCATCTGCCGATGCTGAAAGCCGCCCGGCAGGTGACGACCCGGGTGCTCGACCCGACCGGCTTCGTCTGCATGATGCGGCTCAACTTCCTGCATCCGCCGTTCGACAATCCGGCCATCCGCCGCGCGCTTTGGGGCGCGCTCGCGCAGCGCGACTACATGGAAGCGGTGGTCGGAACCGACGATCCCACGCTCTTCAACATTCCGCTCGGCTTCTTCTGCCCGGGCACGCCGATGGCAACGACCGCCGGCCTCGACATGCTCTCGAGCCCCCGCCAGGTCGAGAAGGTCAAGGATGAACTGCGCGCCGCCGGCTACAAGGGCGAGAAGGTCGTGATCATGGCCTCCAATGCCGGTGCGCTTGCCGCCATCGGCGCGGTCGCGGCCGACATGCTCAAGCGCGTCGGCATGGATGTCGAGGTCTATGTCGTCGAGTTCAACGCCATGCTGCAGCGCCGCAACCGGCAGGGCCCTGTCTCCGAAGGCGGCTGGAGCGCCTTCGTCACCAACTGGGCAGGCATGGACTGGCTGAACCCCGCCGTTCACATGGCCCTGCGCGCCGACGGCAGCTATCCGGGCTGGTCGCGCAACCAGCGCATCGACAGCCTGCGCTCGGCCTGGTTTGAAACCGGGGACGAGGCCGCTCAGGCCGCCATCTGCCGCGACATTCAGCTCGAGGCGGTGAACGACGTGCCGTTCTATCCGCTCGGCCAATATCTGCAGCCGACGGCCTATCGCAACTCGCTGACCGGCGTGCTCGACGGCTTCGCCACCTTCTGGAACGTCAGGCGCGCCTGA
- a CDS encoding Stearoyl-CoA 9-desaturase electron transfer partner, protein MFRTSPSDKWDDVPANDCRLEAIRIFPLKSATGLVRRTVTVEPEGLLDDRRLMAVGADDKVLTARAAPALLTVHCEIDGDDIVLMAPDRAPLVIARRDLLPLAREVTLWRSRVLPLDAGEAAAAWLSDLAGQPCRLVVKGPDTRRAMVIDPGCEVSFADTAPILLANAASLAHLNLYLDEPVGMDRFRPNLVIAGAAAYAEDGWARIRIGAVEFDVVGPCDRCVMVTLDPRTGQRRTDQEPLATLGRERRGEDGKVYFGQFLVPRGPGRLFAGDPLTVLARKAPVVLKPGSPPPRRAPQPDGRRGRLLHCVGTEDEARDMRTFRFRVEAGEAVAYEPGQFITLLFDGAGETERRNYTLSSSPSRPGELAVTVKRVAGGVRSNWLHDNFHAGASLRALGPNGRFHLAARADDRLLLLSAGSGITPMIAMLRFAADRDLPLDIVFHHGARTAADLPFLAELRALRARLGPRLRLSWNLTQAAGAHDIDGGRLFHGRFDAAMMRAVCPDLAARTVMCCGPEGFRRTARAIHTAMVPDRPAAFLEESFGTDAPAEPGEAAPYRVTFRASRVIAEGEGRTTLLALARAKGIAPEADCEAGICGSCRVRVTAGAWRLAANCADPGRTVLSAVEKAGGLVLACSTEPVGTVEVDL, encoded by the coding sequence GTGTTTCGGACATCGCCGTCGGACAAGTGGGACGACGTGCCGGCAAACGATTGCCGACTCGAGGCCATTCGTATCTTCCCACTGAAGTCGGCGACGGGCCTGGTGCGCCGGACCGTCACCGTCGAGCCGGAGGGGTTGCTGGATGATCGGCGGCTGATGGCGGTCGGCGCCGACGACAAGGTGCTCACCGCGCGCGCTGCGCCGGCTCTCCTGACGGTTCACTGCGAGATCGACGGCGACGACATCGTGCTCATGGCGCCGGACCGGGCGCCGCTCGTCATTGCCAGGCGCGACCTGCTGCCGCTCGCCCGCGAGGTGACCCTCTGGCGCTCAAGAGTGCTGCCGCTCGATGCGGGCGAGGCGGCGGCCGCCTGGCTTTCGGATCTTGCCGGCCAGCCGTGCCGCCTGGTCGTCAAGGGCCCCGATACCCGGCGCGCCATGGTGATCGATCCCGGCTGCGAGGTGTCTTTCGCCGACACCGCTCCGATCCTCCTGGCCAATGCGGCCTCGCTCGCCCATCTCAATCTCTATCTGGACGAGCCGGTCGGCATGGACCGGTTCCGGCCCAATCTGGTCATTGCCGGCGCAGCCGCCTATGCCGAGGACGGTTGGGCGCGCATCCGGATCGGAGCGGTCGAATTCGACGTCGTCGGCCCCTGCGACCGCTGCGTCATGGTCACCCTGGATCCACGCACCGGCCAAAGGCGGACCGATCAAGAGCCGCTTGCGACGCTCGGGCGCGAGCGGCGGGGCGAGGATGGCAAGGTCTATTTCGGCCAGTTCCTGGTCCCCCGCGGACCTGGCCGGCTGTTCGCCGGCGATCCGCTCACCGTCCTGGCACGCAAGGCGCCGGTCGTGCTGAAGCCGGGCAGCCCGCCGCCCCGCCGTGCCCCCCAGCCGGACGGCCGCCGGGGCAGGCTGCTGCATTGCGTCGGCACCGAGGACGAGGCGCGGGACATGCGCACCTTCCGCTTCCGCGTCGAGGCGGGCGAGGCGGTCGCCTATGAGCCCGGGCAGTTCATCACCCTGCTTTTCGATGGCGCGGGCGAAACCGAACGGCGGAACTATACGCTGTCGTCCTCACCGTCGCGGCCCGGCGAACTCGCCGTCACCGTCAAGCGTGTCGCCGGCGGGGTGCGGTCGAACTGGCTGCACGACAATTTCCACGCCGGCGCGAGCCTGCGGGCGCTCGGTCCGAACGGCCGGTTCCATCTGGCGGCGCGGGCGGACGATCGCCTGCTCCTGCTGTCGGCCGGCAGCGGCATCACCCCGATGATCGCGATGCTGCGCTTTGCCGCCGATCGCGATCTGCCTCTCGATATCGTCTTCCATCACGGCGCGCGCACCGCCGCGGACCTGCCGTTTCTCGCCGAGCTCCGAGCGCTGCGCGCCCGGCTGGGGCCGCGGCTGCGCCTATCCTGGAACCTGACGCAGGCTGCCGGGGCCCATGATATCGATGGCGGACGCCTGTTCCATGGCCGCTTCGATGCGGCGATGATGCGGGCTGTGTGCCCCGATCTTGCCGCGCGCACCGTCATGTGCTGCGGCCCGGAAGGTTTCCGCCGCACCGCCCGCGCGATCCACACCGCCATGGTGCCGGATCGGCCCGCGGCATTCCTTGAAGAGAGCTTCGGGACGGACGCGCCGGCCGAGCCGGGCGAGGCGGCGCCTTATCGCGTGACGTTCCGCGCGAGCCGTGTGATCGCCGAGGGCGAGGGCCGCACCACATTGCTGGCGCTCGCGCGCGCCAAAGGCATTGCGCCGGAAGCCGATTGTGAGGCGGGGATCTGCGGCAGCTGCCGGGTGCGCGTGACGGCCGGCGCGTGGCGGCTCGCGGCCAACTGCGCCGATCCCGGACGCACCGTGTTGTCGGCCGTCGAGAAGGCCGGGGGCCTCGTGCTCGCCTGCTCGACCGAGCCGGTCGGCACCGTCGAGGTCGACCTCTGA
- the nylB_2 gene encoding 6-aminohexanoate-dimer hydrolase — MTIETARYPFRDPLNPGAPIIPRRGWDIAPYHRWTFQHLREMTPTAQVWRGAGPVMAMPEALKDVGGLAYRLGGRQRTIEAFLQESFTDGFLVLHRGAIVAEHYFNGLVPHGTHLAMSVTKSIVGLLVGILVHRGIIDVEAPVTDYLPELAATAYRGARVRHVLDMTSGVTFDESYTTEGSHMMRLDHACGWKDLTRPEWPKTMWELVLTLTDQDCEHGTRFSYRSIETDVLGFIVERATGTPLAELMSREIWAPMGAAEDAYITVDRGGTALADGGFCASLRDYGRLALLLLGNGRRDGRQIIPAAWIEATRAGTGELFGELYRTVLPHGAYHNQFWIEDVRRRSYVARGIFGQFIFIDPQADFAAVKLSTWPDFTSPERALDTLAAFRAIRDHLEAA, encoded by the coding sequence ATGACCATCGAGACCGCGCGCTATCCGTTCCGTGATCCGCTCAATCCCGGCGCGCCGATCATTCCGCGCCGCGGCTGGGACATCGCCCCCTATCACCGCTGGACCTTCCAGCATCTCCGGGAGATGACGCCGACCGCGCAGGTCTGGCGCGGCGCGGGGCCGGTCATGGCCATGCCGGAGGCCCTCAAGGACGTTGGCGGCCTCGCCTACAGGCTGGGCGGCCGCCAGCGCACGATCGAGGCGTTCCTGCAGGAGAGCTTTACCGACGGTTTCCTGGTGCTGCATCGCGGCGCGATCGTTGCCGAGCACTATTTCAACGGTCTGGTTCCGCACGGCACGCATCTGGCCATGTCGGTCACCAAGTCGATCGTCGGTCTCCTGGTCGGCATTCTCGTCCATCGCGGCATCATCGATGTCGAAGCGCCCGTGACCGACTATCTGCCCGAGCTCGCGGCGACCGCCTATCGCGGCGCGCGCGTGCGGCATGTGCTCGACATGACGAGCGGCGTGACGTTCGACGAATCCTACACCACCGAGGGGTCGCACATGATGCGGCTCGACCACGCCTGCGGCTGGAAGGATCTGACCCGCCCCGAATGGCCGAAGACCATGTGGGAGCTCGTCCTGACGCTGACCGACCAGGACTGCGAGCACGGGACGCGGTTCAGCTATCGCTCGATCGAGACCGACGTGCTCGGCTTCATCGTGGAGCGGGCGACCGGAACGCCGCTCGCCGAACTCATGAGCCGCGAGATCTGGGCGCCCATGGGGGCGGCGGAGGATGCCTACATCACCGTCGACCGCGGCGGCACGGCGCTTGCCGATGGCGGCTTCTGCGCGAGCCTGCGCGACTATGGCCGCCTGGCGCTGCTGCTGCTCGGCAACGGCCGGCGGGATGGGCGGCAGATCATCCCCGCTGCCTGGATCGAGGCGACGCGCGCGGGCACCGGCGAGCTTTTCGGCGAGCTCTACCGGACGGTGCTGCCGCATGGCGCCTATCACAACCAGTTCTGGATCGAGGACGTGCGCCGCCGCTCCTATGTCGCACGCGGCATTTTCGGGCAGTTCATTTTTATCGATCCGCAGGCCGATTTCGCCGCGGTCAAACTCTCCACCTGGCCCGATTTCACCAGTCCCGAGCGGGCGCTGGACACGCTTGCCGCCTTCAGGGCGATCCGCGACCACCTCGAAGCCGCATGA
- the mcbR_3 gene encoding HTH-type transcriptional regulator McbR: MATRTQFGLSQLDAAPLHEKVYREIVRALMSGEFEPGQKLTSRKLAQELGTSDMPVRSALLRLQALRALRPLPNGSMEVPLMTSAAFVNLMDARTVLEGAAAERAAGTINGNNLRTIRRNCAERMNAIEVGDIGAYLRANYDFKFAIYRHCGNEEMIFLIETLWMQVGPFLRNMADWFKGDLSELMAVDHHAEALAALEAKDGPRAREAIEKDIREGEMYLLKSARFHDSPAEPTARRAS; the protein is encoded by the coding sequence ATGGCGACAAGAACTCAATTCGGCCTTTCGCAGCTGGACGCGGCGCCGCTGCACGAAAAGGTCTATCGCGAGATCGTCCGGGCGCTGATGTCCGGCGAGTTCGAGCCCGGGCAGAAGCTGACCTCGCGCAAGCTCGCCCAGGAGCTCGGCACCAGCGACATGCCGGTGCGCAGCGCGCTGCTGCGGCTGCAGGCGCTGCGGGCGCTGCGGCCCTTGCCGAACGGCAGCATGGAAGTGCCGCTGATGACCTCGGCGGCCTTCGTCAATCTGATGGATGCCCGCACCGTGCTGGAAGGGGCCGCGGCGGAGCGGGCGGCGGGCACGATCAACGGCAACAACCTGCGCACGATCCGGCGCAATTGCGCCGAGCGGATGAACGCGATCGAGGTGGGCGACATCGGCGCCTATCTGAGGGCCAATTACGACTTCAAGTTCGCGATCTACCGTCATTGCGGCAATGAGGAGATGATCTTCCTGATCGAGACGCTGTGGATGCAGGTCGGCCCGTTCCTGCGCAACATGGCCGACTGGTTCAAGGGCGATCTCTCCGAGCTGATGGCCGTCGATCATCACGCCGAGGCCCTGGCCGCGCTCGAGGCCAAGGACGGGCCGCGGGCGCGCGAAGCGATCGAGAAGGATATCCGCGAAGGCGAGATGTATCTGCTGAAGAGCGCCCGTTTCCACGACAGCCCCGCCGAGCCGACCGCGCGCCGGGCGTCCTGA
- the tpa_2 gene encoding Taurine--pyruvate aminotransferase: MTYQNYSREQLQKIDSAHYLHPFSNHKELRAAGARMIVRGDGPFVYDTEGAEILDGMAGLWCVNIGYGRHELAEAAAAQLKELPFYNSFFACATPTPVLLSGKLAELAPAHVNQVFYGSSGSEANDTALRIVRHYWALEGKPEKNVVISRTTAYHGSSIAATSLGGMAKMHKQLGGAVPNIVHVMPPYAFELAEPGESDHDFGLRAARAVEAAILEAGPDKVAAFIGEPVMGAGGVRIPPASYWPEVQAICRKYDVLLMLDEVITGYGRTGEWFAAKTFGIEPDTITTAKALTSGYQPLSALLVGDRIAATLVEKGGEFTHGYTYSGHPVACAVALKNLEIMEREGLVDRVRTDTGPYFSKALKERLGDHALVGETRSIGLMAAIEIVRDKGARNRYEPAGSAGLIVRDHAIAGGLMVRAIGDTLVMSPPLIWTRETIDLACERLRRALDQAADELARRP, encoded by the coding sequence GTGACCTACCAGAACTATTCGCGCGAGCAGTTGCAGAAGATCGATTCCGCGCACTATCTGCATCCGTTCAGCAACCACAAGGAGCTGCGGGCGGCGGGCGCGCGCATGATCGTGCGCGGCGACGGGCCCTTCGTCTACGACACGGAAGGCGCCGAGATCCTCGACGGCATGGCCGGCCTCTGGTGCGTCAATATCGGCTACGGCCGCCATGAGCTGGCGGAAGCCGCGGCGGCCCAGCTGAAGGAGCTGCCCTTCTACAACTCCTTCTTCGCCTGCGCCACGCCGACGCCGGTGCTGCTGTCGGGCAAGCTCGCCGAACTGGCTCCGGCCCATGTCAACCAGGTCTTCTATGGCTCGTCCGGGTCCGAGGCAAACGACACGGCGCTGCGCATCGTCCGCCACTACTGGGCGCTGGAAGGCAAGCCCGAGAAGAACGTCGTCATCTCGCGCACGACCGCCTATCACGGCTCGTCGATCGCGGCGACCTCGCTCGGCGGCATGGCCAAAATGCACAAGCAGCTCGGCGGCGCCGTGCCCAACATCGTCCATGTCATGCCGCCCTATGCATTCGAGCTCGCCGAGCCCGGCGAGAGCGATCACGACTTCGGCCTGCGGGCGGCGCGCGCCGTGGAAGCCGCCATCTTGGAGGCCGGCCCGGACAAGGTCGCCGCCTTCATCGGCGAGCCGGTCATGGGCGCCGGCGGCGTGCGCATCCCGCCGGCCAGCTATTGGCCGGAAGTCCAGGCGATCTGCCGGAAATACGATGTCCTGCTGATGCTGGACGAGGTGATCACCGGCTACGGCCGCACCGGCGAGTGGTTCGCCGCCAAGACCTTCGGCATCGAGCCCGACACGATCACCACGGCGAAGGCGTTGACCTCGGGCTATCAGCCGCTGTCGGCCCTGCTGGTGGGCGATCGGATCGCCGCCACGCTGGTCGAGAAAGGCGGTGAGTTCACGCATGGCTATACCTATTCCGGCCATCCGGTCGCCTGTGCGGTGGCGCTGAAGAACCTCGAGATCATGGAGCGCGAAGGGCTCGTCGACAGGGTTCGGACCGATACCGGCCCCTATTTCAGCAAGGCCCTGAAGGAACGCCTCGGCGATCATGCGCTGGTCGGCGAGACGCGGTCCATCGGCCTGATGGCGGCGATCGAAATCGTCAGGGACAAGGGCGCGCGCAACCGCTACGAGCCGGCCGGTTCGGCCGGGCTGATCGTGCGCGATCATGCCATTGCCGGCGGCCTGATGGTGCGGGCGATCGGCGATACCCTGGTCATGTCGCCGCCGCTGATCTGGACGCGCGAGACGATCGACCTTGCCTGCGAGCGGCTGCGCCGGGCGCTCGACCAGGCTGCGGACGAGCTGGCGCGCCGGCCCTGA
- the viuB_1 gene encoding Vibriobactin utilization protein ViuB, translated as MSGNAPYGIFDVAVAAKRLLSPHMVRLTFAGAGVANMETYAPDQRIKLFFPADDGRAPAIPDRPDWYAVYRAAAPKDRVPMRTYTIRDLRAGQGEVDVDFVLHGDAGPASRWALRATVGDAIQIAAPRRDHAGERGGFEWKPPREAGDILVIADETALPAVAGIIESLAARQRPPAVQAFIEVPTAADRLDLPAFDGLSVEWLARETATGAAGYGDLMVAAAGKARLPPPAAARGDTLQDFDHDGEILWDRAEATSAPFYAWVAGETGAVSRIRHYLVKERAIDRRLVNLMGYWRLGKVLD; from the coding sequence ATGTCGGGCAACGCTCCCTACGGGATCTTCGATGTCGCGGTGGCGGCAAAGCGGCTGCTGTCGCCCCACATGGTCCGGCTGACTTTCGCCGGCGCCGGTGTCGCGAACATGGAGACCTATGCGCCCGACCAGCGCATCAAGCTGTTCTTCCCGGCCGACGACGGCCGCGCCCCGGCAATCCCCGACCGGCCGGACTGGTATGCCGTCTATCGGGCGGCCGCGCCCAAGGACAGGGTGCCGATGCGTACCTATACCATTCGCGACCTGCGCGCCGGCCAGGGTGAGGTCGACGTCGATTTCGTGCTGCATGGCGATGCCGGACCGGCCTCGCGCTGGGCGCTGCGCGCCACCGTCGGCGACGCCATCCAGATCGCGGCGCCGCGCCGGGACCATGCGGGCGAACGCGGCGGCTTCGAATGGAAGCCGCCGCGCGAAGCCGGCGACATCCTGGTGATCGCCGACGAGACGGCCCTCCCCGCCGTGGCGGGCATCATCGAGAGCCTGGCGGCCCGACAGCGGCCGCCTGCCGTGCAGGCTTTCATCGAGGTGCCGACCGCGGCCGACCGCCTGGACCTGCCCGCTTTCGACGGCCTGTCGGTGGAATGGCTTGCCCGCGAGACGGCGACAGGCGCCGCCGGCTATGGCGACCTGATGGTGGCGGCCGCAGGCAAGGCCCGGCTCCCGCCTCCCGCCGCCGCGCGTGGCGACACGCTTCAGGATTTCGACCATGACGGCGAGATCCTGTGGGATCGCGCGGAAGCCACCAGCGCGCCGTTCTATGCCTGGGTCGCGGGCGAAACCGGCGCCGTCAGCCGCATCAGGCACTATCTCGTGAAAGAACGGGCGATCGACCGCCGGCTCGTCAACCTGATGGGCTACTGGCGTCTCGGCAAAGTTCTGGATTGA